The stretch of DNA CACGAGGACTTCGTCCGCGTCCAGAAGCGCCTGCGCGAGCTCGACAAGGAGGAAGAGGAAGAGCGCAAGGACGAGCGCGAGCAGAAGATGGAAGAGGAGAAAGAAGAGGCCGAGGAGATCTACCAGAAGTTCAAGGAAGGCGAGACCCTCGACACCGAGGACCTGATGAAGCTGCAGAAGACCGGCCTGCTGTAACGTTTCGGAGAATCGCTTCCGTTTTTCGACGCCGCAACGAGCCGCCAGCGGCGGCGTTAACGAGAGCCACTGGCTCTCGTTCGCCAACCAGAACGCTTCGCGTTCTGGTGACGCCGTCGCCGCCGTTTCGGCCATCCTTTTTGTAGTACCGCGCCGCAGTAGCGCTCATGACCGACACGAACGACCGACTGGGACGGTTCCTCCTCGTCGCCGGCGGCACGCTCGTCACGCTGGTGGCGGCCTGGCTGCTGTTCGTCGAGTTCGCGGCGGACCTCGCGGATCTGCTCGGGATCCTGCTCGTGTTTGCGTTCGCGGCCGGCGCCGTCCGGATGCTGGCCAACGTCGCCGGGAGCCAGTTCCCGGCGTACAACGTCGCGGAGGTCGGCGTCGAGGGGCCGATCACCCGCGACGGCGGCGGCAACGCCCCCATCCCGAGCGGCCCGGTGGGCGCGACCGCAGACGAGATCGCCGACCAGATCGATCGGGCCGACGACGATCCTGCGGTCGACGCGCTGCTCGTCAAGCTCAACACCCCCGGCGGCGAGGTGGTCCCGAGCGAGGACATCCGCAACGCCGCCGAACGGTTCGACGGCCCCACCGTCGCCTACGCGACCGACGTGTGTGCGAGCGGCGGCTACTGGATCGCGTCGGGCTGTGACGAGATCTGGGCACGCGAGCCGTCGATCGTCGGCTCGATCGGCGTGATCGGCTCCCGCCCGAACGTCGCCGACCTCGCCGACCGACTGGGGGTCAGCTACGAGCAGTTCACCGCCGGCGAGTACAAGGACGCCGGCACGCCGCTGAAGGAGATCGACGACGAGGAACGGAAGTATCTTCAGAGCCTGATCGACGGGCTGTACGACCGCTTCGTCGACCGCGTCGCCGAGGGCCGGGAGCTGAGCGAAGGGGAGATCCGGGACACCGAGGCCCGGATCTACCTGGGGACCGAGGCAGCCGAGATGGGGCTGATCGACGAGATCGGCACCCGCGAGGACGTCACCGACAGCCTCGAAACGGAACTCGGTCAGGAGGTCGCCGTCCGGGAGTTCGAACCCCAGCGCGGCCCGCTCGCCCGCGTGGGAATGGGTGCACGTTCGGTCGCGTACGCCTTCGGCGCCGGGCTCGCCAGCCGCGTCACCGGCGAGGACGGGGGGCTCGACTTCCGGTTCCGGGCGTGAGCGTGCCCGCCCCGATCGAGCGTTCGTGTGATCTTGTGGGGCCGACCCGAAGCTTAACGTCGCGGCGCCCCTCGCTCCGCCCGTGAGCACGCTGGTCCTCTGTGTGGACCGCTCGAACGACGTCGGCGCCAAGACGGGCGCGGCGATGCCCGTCGCCGGCTGGGAGGCGGTGCGCTCGCTCGTGACCGACGTGGGGCTCGCCGACCCCGAGGACGCGAGCGTCAACTGCCTGCTCGAAGCCCTCCGTGTCACGCGCGATCTGACCGACAGCGGCGACGACGCGACCGTCGCGGTGGTCTCCGGCGGCGCCGACTCGCGGGTGAACGCCGACCGCGCGATCGCCCGACAGATCGACGAGTTGATCGAGCGCTACGACCCCGACTCATCGATCGTCGTCGTCGACAGCGCCGAGGACGAGCGCGTGGTCCCCATCGTCGAGTCCCGTGTGGGCGTCGACAGCGTCGACCGCGTCGTCGTCCGGCAGGCCCGCGACATCGAGTCGACGTACTACCTGCTCAAGCAGTTCCTCGGTGACGAGGAGATGCGCCAGACTGTGCTGGTGCCGCTGGGCGTTGCCCTTCTCGTACTGCCCGCGCTCGCGATCCAGTTCTCGCCCCAGATCGCGATGGCCGGGCTGGCCTCGCTGCTCGGCGCGGTGCTGCTGTACAAGGGGCTCGCGATCGACGATCGGCTGGAGAACACGCCCGAACAGGTGCGCGAGGCGCTGTACTCCGGGCAGGTCTCCGTCGTCACGTACGCCGTCGGCGCCGGGCTGGCGCTGGTCGGGGCGTTCTTCGGCGGGCTCTCAGCGACCGAGGCCGGCACCGAACCCGTCCTGATCCAGTCCGTGCTGTTCGTCTACGACGCGGTGCCGTGGCTGGCACTGGCGGCACTGACGGCCTCCGCGGGCCGGCTGATCGACGAACGCATCCGCGACGACGGGCTCTCCTCCCCGGTGTTGAACCTCCCCTTTGGCGTCGTCGCGGTCGGGCTGGTGATCCGTGGCTTCGCGGGCTACTTCCTCGAACAGCAGGCGGACATCCCCCACCTGACGCTGTCAGTGTGGACCGTCGAGATCACGTTCCAGCCGGGCCAGCGCCTGCTGGGGTTCATCGTCGCCGGCATCGTCGTCTCGCTGATCGGCGTCCGGGTGGCGTCACGGGTCACCGACGAAGTCGAGGAGGAGAGCGTTACCGAGGACGAGACCGTCGAGCAGTCCTAGAACTGGCCCGCGCTACCGGAGGCGTTCGACCCCTCCTGCTTCGGTCGGATCACGTCCGCCAGCGCGACGACGGCGCCGAGCAGCCAGCCCAGCGGCACGGCGATCCCGAACCACATCGCGACGTACGCCGGTCCCTCCAGCGCGAAGCGGCTCCGGATGATCTCGTTCAGCCCGCCCACGGTGAGCACGTTGTCGAGGATCCAGATCGCGAGGTTGGTGCTGCCCGTGAGCACGCCCGCCAGCGCCGGCGAGTACAGCGCGGCGACGACCGGCGGGAGAAACAGCGCGGTCGTCGCGGCGGGGTAGGCGAACAGGACGCTCGTCAGGCGTCCGCCACGGCGGGAGAACACGACCGCGAGCCCCGCGGAGACGGTCGCGACCCCGCCCGCGGCGGCGACGGCGATCAGCCCGCTCGTCGAGAACTGCCGGACCCACGCGCCCACGGTCAACAGCCCCCACGCCACCGCGGCGACGAGGACGACGCCGACGATCCCCAGTCGGGTGGTCGCGGAGTCGAGCTTGCCGGCGTAGTACCGCGTCGCGAAGCCGAGCAGGAGGAGGGGGTAGCCGATCATCACGAGCGGGATCCCCAGCGCGGCCCAGGCGTAGTAGGCGGCCTTCTGGCCGCCGGTTTCGGGCTCCCAGCGGCCGAGCACGCTACTGGGGTCGAGCTGTCGGGGGAACACCAGCTCCATCCACGTCGCGTGGAGGCGGGCGACGTCGATGCGGATGGCGTCGATCAGTCCGGTTCGCTGCCCTTGCATTGAGCGAGAAGAGCAGTCCCGCCGAGGTGAAAGTTGCGGTGCGGCCGACGGGCGTCAGACGACAGTTCTCCGACAGTTCAGCGGTGCCACGGGCCGAAATCCGGGTCGACCATCCGCCGGCTCTCCGCCAGCTCGTCGATCGCTTCGAGCTCGCCGTCGTTGAGCTGGAGCGAGAGCGACGCCCAGTTGTCGTGGAGGTGGGCCTCGCTGGATGCCTTCGGGATCGCGGTGACTCCCTGCTCGCGGAGCCACGCGAGGCTCACTCGCGCCTCGCTGACGCCGTGGGAACCCGCGATGTCGCTGATGACCTCGTTGCCGAACACCTCGCCACGGGCCAGCGGGGAGTACGCGACGGGCTCGATGTCGTGCTCCTTCGTGGTCTCGCGGACCGCCTCCTGCTGGAGTAGCGGATGGCACTCGAACTGGTGGGCGAATATCTCGTGGTCGGCCGCCGCCTGTGCCGCCTCGATCTGGTCGGGCTCGAAGTTGGAGATGCCGATGCGGTCGGTGACCCCCTCCTCGACCAGCTCGTCGAACGCGCGGAACGTCTCCGCGGGGTCGTACGCCTCCGCCGGCCAGTGGACGTACAACAGGTCGACGGCGTCGACGCCGAGGTTGTCGACGGCGTCGTAGGCAGCGTCGATCGCGTCGTCGTACCCCAGATCCGAGTTCCAGATCTTCGTCGCGAGGAAGACGTCCTCCCGGTAGACGTCGCTGCGGGCGATCCCGTCACCCACCAGATGTTCGTTGCCGTACGCCTGTGCGGTGTCGACGTGGCGGTACCCCATCTCCAGCGCGGTCGCGACCGCCTCGGGACAGGTCTGCTCGTCGGTCAGCTCCCACGTCCCCATGCCGAGCATCGGCATGCCGCTTGCGCGCGGGCAGTCCTCGGCCGTCGCGATCTCGTCGCCGGTCGGTGTCTCGCTCATGTACGCAGATAGTGGCTCCTGCGAGGAAAAGCCGTTGCGGCCGGGGCAGTCGAGCGGTCGCGGCAGGTCGCGCGCCGAGATCGGTACACACGACGACGCCATGGGCTCTGAAACTGCGGTACGACGGCCACAGTCGGTCGCGCGCCGTCGTCTATTCCGCCTACTCGGAGAGCCGTTCGCGTGCGAACTTCGCGAGCAGCGGCACGTCGCTCAGGTGGAGTAGCTTCCGCATCGCCCCGACGTCGCCGGCGTTGACCTTCGCCAGCGTCTCCTCCTCGGTCTCGTTCAGGTCGGCCATCAGCGTGTCGTACCGGGAGTTCGGCGCGAGATACAGCAGTTCGGTCATGAGCAGGCGCTCGCGGGCCCGCGGGGCGACCTCGCTGTGCCAGAGCTTGTTGTACACCGCCATCGCCGACGCCGACGTGTCGGGGTCCTCGGGCGTGAGACAGCGGTCGGCGGTCGTCGCCGCCGCGCGGCCGGACTGCATCCCCTTGTGGATCCCTTCGCCCCAAAGCGGGTCGATGGTGGGGACGGTGTCGCCGATCGCCATGAAGCTGTCAGTGCTGAGCTCGCCCGGGGTCTGGATGTGGGCCGAGCCGCGGTGGACCTTCCCTTCGATGCGCTTGGCGTCCTCGAAACGGGGGTCGGTGTCGAGCCAGTACTGGAGGTAGTCGTCGATCCCCATCCCCTCCTTGCCGTGACGCTGGTGGCTGTCGTTCTGGATGTAGCAGATCCCGACCTTGGCCTCGTCGCCGCCGGTGTGGAAGATCCACGAGTAGCCGCCGGGTGCGAGATCGTGGTCGAGTCGGAGCATCATCGAGTCGGTCAGGTCGGCGTAGTCGGGGTGGTCGATCTCGACGCCTTCGAGCTCGTACTCGACGCCGATGGCCTGCTTCCCGCGTTTGAGGTCGCTGACGCCCAGATCCTTCGCCAGCGGCGCGGCGGGGCCGGTGGCGTCGACGAGGATGTCGGCGTACACCTCCTCGTCGCCGTTGTAGCGAACGCCCACGGGCTTGCCGTCCTCTTTGATGGGTCGAGAGACGCGGGCGTCGAACCACACCTCCGCACCCTTCTCGCGGGCGTCCTCGACCATCCACTGCTTGAACTCGGCGAACTCCAGTACAGCGCCGGGCTGATTCTGGACGTAGTGACGGTTCGGCGACTCCAGTACCACGTCGTCGGTGTAGTTCATCACCACGTCGTCGGGGACGCCGAAGGCAGCCATCATCGACGGGAACGTGCCGGCGGTCGACTTGTTGCTCTGACGCGGGAACTCGTCCTCCGACTCCAGTTCGAGGAGGACGACGTCGTAGCCTCGCTGGGCGAGGTCGCGGGCACACTGTGCGCCCGCGGGTCCGGCCCCGGCGATGACCACGTCAAAACGGTCGGACATGAACACACGAAACGCCGTGTCCGTAATGAGTGTTGCTAACTCCGCAGCCAACGCTGCGAATCCGTGGCGTACGCCGGCAGTTCCCACCGGCTCGGATGGAGCGGAACGACCGGAATCGGCCCGCCGTGATCTCCCGTACGGGCTCGGTCCCGACTGAGTCACGGCTTCGCTACCGAAACACCCGCAGGCTTGCTCCCATCCGTGTTTTGTTACCCCACTGTCCCGTCTGGGGAGCTGGATGCAACTGTTCGGCCGACAGGTCGGGGGGATCTGGCGACGCGCGGCCAGTCTCGGCTGGCCCGTCGCCGTCCAGCACACGTTCACGACGCTGATGCGGACCGTCGACATCATCGTCACCGGCCTGTTCTCCCCTGCGGCCGTCGCTGCCGTGGGGTTGGCCGACCTCTACGCCCAACTCCCGCTTCGGGTTGGCCTGGGCCTGGGTGCGGGCGCGATCACGCTGTCGAGTCAGGACACCGGGCGCGACGCCGAAGTGAGCCGGGACCGCGCCATCACGCTGGCGCTTGTCATCGGCGGGCTCTGCGGGCTCCCACTCGTCGCGGTGGGGCTGTTCTACGCCCGACCGCTCATCGCGCTCTTGGGTGCGGAACGGGAAGTCGCCCGACTCGGCGGCCTCTATCTCACGCTCGTCTTCGGCGTCGCCCCCATGCGAATCGTCGGCCTCGTCGGCGCGCGAGCGCTCCAGGGCGCCGGCGACACACGAACGCCGATGGTGCTCAACGGCGGCGTCAACCTCGTCAACGCCGTGTTGACGGTCGCTCTCGGTCTCGGCCTCTGGCAGTTCCCGCGGATGGGTATCGTCGGCGTCGGTCTGGCCACGGCCATCAGCCGGACGATCGAGGCGGGCCTCGTCGCGGCGGCGATCGCGACGCCCCGGACCGCGCTCTCGTTGGAGCCGACGTGGGACACGACCGTCGCGCGGCAGGTGGTTAGAGTCAGCCTGCCGTCGTTCGCGGAGGGGATGAGCAGCTCGCTCGCGAACTTCCCGTTCAACTCCCTGCTGTTGCTGTTCGGGACGGAGGCCAACGCCGCCTACCACATCGGCCGACGGGTGTACCAGCAACTCACCGGCCCGCTCTACCGGTCGGCCAGCACCGTCACCAGCATCGTCGTCGGCCAAGCGCTCGGCGAGGGGGAGGCGGTCGAGGCCCGACGGAACGCCGTCTCGCTGCTCGTCCTCAGTTTCGCGCTACTGACGGCGGCGGGGATCGCGATGTTCGCCGGCGCCGAGCGCATCGTCGCCGTGTTCACGAACGACCCCGCCACGAGGGGGTACGCGGTGGCGTTCACACGCGTCTTCGCCGTGTCGATGCCGTTCTTCGGGGTGTTCTTCCCGCTCGCAGGGGCGCTCCGGGGCGCCGGCGACACCCGGACGCCGTTCTACGCCCGACTCGTCGGCACGTTCGTCTTCCTGCTCGGTGCCTCGTACCTGCTCGCCATCCCGCTCGGCTACGGCTTGGTCGGCGTCTACGTCGGGATGGTGCTGACGTACGTCTGCTGGGCAGGTATCGTTAGCGCCGGCTTCTACTGGGGCGGCTGGGCCGACACTGCGGCGTCGATGATCGCCGAGCGAGAAGAAGCGGGCGGAACGGAGACCGAGTAGCCGGGGACGACCTCAGTAGAACTCGCGGACGAGATCCGTCGCGTTCTCGGGTGCGCCGTCGGGGATCTCGGTCATGTCCTCGGTGACGCCGTGGGCCTCGTGGTAGGGGACGGACTCCTCGTCCTGGTAGAGGATCCCTTGGTACTCGCCGTCGGGGTCCATGATGCGATCCTTGGCCTCGTCGAAGTCGCTGGGGTCGTGGTCGGTCTCCGCGAGGTCCGTGAGGTTGTCGCGGAAGTAGTCGTACGTGTCCGTGTCGTTGAACGTGACACACGGCGAGAACACGTTGACGAACCCGAACCCATCGTGCTCGATGGCCTCCTGCACCAGTTCGGCGTGGCGCTGGGCGTCCGAGGCGAACGACTGGGCGATGAACGTCCCGCCAGCCGAGAGCGCGAGCGCGAGGGGGTTGACCGGCGGCTGCTTCGGCCCTTCGGGCGTCGTCGCCGTCTCGAAGTCCTCACGCGAGGTCGGCGAGGCCTGCCCCTTGGTGAGACCGTAGATGCGGTTGTCCATCACGACGTAGCTCATGTCGACGTTCCGGCGCACCGCGTGAACGAAGTGACCGGCGCCGATCGAGTAGCCGTCGCCGTCGCCGCCCGCGACCATCACTTCGAGGTCGGGGTTGGCCATCTTCACGCCCGTCCCGACGGGTAGCGCGCGGCCGTGGACGCCGTGAAGCGCGTAGCTGTGCATGTACGTGCCGATCTTGCCCGAACAGCCGATACCGGCGACGACGAACGTGTTGTCGGGGTCGTTCCCCGTGTTCGCCAGCGCCTTCATCATGCCGTTCATCGTCCCGAAGTCGCCGCAGCCGGGACACCAGGTGGGCTGCTTGTCAGATTTGAAGTCGATGAATCGAACGTCGCTGCTCATTGGAGCACCTCCGTGATCTCGTCGGCGAGCTCGTCCGCTCTGAACCCGACCCCGTTGTACTTGTTCACTCGATCCACGCGCTGGAGCGTGTCGTGCTCCAGCACGTCCGCGAACTGCCCGGTCGCGTTACACTCGACGACGACGACCTGCTCGGCGGCCTCGAACGCCTCGGAGAGGTCCGGCCGCGGGAACAGGTACGGCACCGAGAGGAACCGGAACTCGGGGTCGTCCTCGCCCATCAGGTCCATCGCCTCGACGATGGTCCCCTCGTTCGACCCCCACGAGACGACGAGGTTGTCGGCGTCGGCGTTGCCGAACTCCCGCGGAGTCCAGTCCTCGCGCTCTCGGGCGGTCTCGACTTTCCGCTGGCGTTTGTCGACCTGCTCGACGCGGATCTCCGTGTCCTCGGTCCGCCGGCCGAGCTCGTTGTGTTCGAGCCCGGTGGACATGTGGGCGCCGTCGGTCGTGCCCGGCTTCGCGCGCGGGCTGATGCCGTCCTCGGTGGCGGCGTGGGCCCGGAAGCGCCCCTCGTCGTCGAGCCACTCGTCGATCTCGTCCTCGTCGACGAGCTTCCCGCGGTCGATCTCGACCTCGTCCATGTCGAACGCCTCGGGCGGGAACGTCTGCTCGGTGACCGCCATCTCGAGGTCAGACACCAGGTAGACGGGCGTCTGGTACTTCTCGGCGTAGTTGAACGCCTCGACGGTCTTCCAGAAACACTCCGAGATGGTGGTCGGCGCGATCACGAACCGCGGGATCTCGCCGTGGCCGCCGAACAGCGTCATGTCGAGGTCGCCCTGCTCCTGCTTGGTCGGCATCCCCGTCGAGGGGCCCGAGCGCATCACGTCACAGATCACCAGCGGCGTCTCGCTCTGGGCCACCAGCCCGAACGTCTCGGACATCAGGTCGATCCCGGGGCCGGAGGTGGCGGTCATCGACCGTGCGCCCGCGCGGGCCGCGCCCAGCGCCATGTTGATCGCCGAGAGCTCGTCCTCGGCCTGCACGACGTGGCCGCCGTAGTGCTCGAGGCGCCCGGTCAGGTACTCCATCACGTCGGTCGCCGGCGTGATCGGGTAGCCCGAGTAGAACCGGCAGCCGGCCGCGATGGCCCCCATCCCGATCGCCTCGTCGCCGTTGATCAGGACGTAGTCCTCGTCGGTGGTTTCCAGTTCGTACTCGAACTCGGCGCTCTCGGTCGCGTAGTTGTCGCCGACGTACTCCGCGCCGAGCTCGGCGGCGGTCTTGTTGTTCTCGACGATCGACTGGCCCTTGTCGCTGAAGCGCTTCTCCAGCGAGGAGGCCAGATGCTCGATCGGGAAGTCCGTGACCTCGCAGGCGGCCCCCAGCGCGACGATGTTGCGCATGATGGCGCCGCCGGCCTCCTCCGCCAGCGACTTGAGGGGGACGTCCATCCCCACCATCTCGTCGG from Halolamina sediminis encodes:
- the sppA gene encoding signal peptide peptidase SppA is translated as MTDTNDRLGRFLLVAGGTLVTLVAAWLLFVEFAADLADLLGILLVFAFAAGAVRMLANVAGSQFPAYNVAEVGVEGPITRDGGGNAPIPSGPVGATADEIADQIDRADDDPAVDALLVKLNTPGGEVVPSEDIRNAAERFDGPTVAYATDVCASGGYWIASGCDEIWAREPSIVGSIGVIGSRPNVADLADRLGVSYEQFTAGEYKDAGTPLKEIDDEERKYLQSLIDGLYDRFVDRVAEGRELSEGEIRDTEARIYLGTEAAEMGLIDEIGTREDVTDSLETELGQEVAVREFEPQRGPLARVGMGARSVAYAFGAGLASRVTGEDGGLDFRFRA
- a CDS encoding DUF373 family protein, whose amino-acid sequence is MSTLVLCVDRSNDVGAKTGAAMPVAGWEAVRSLVTDVGLADPEDASVNCLLEALRVTRDLTDSGDDATVAVVSGGADSRVNADRAIARQIDELIERYDPDSSIVVVDSAEDERVVPIVESRVGVDSVDRVVVRQARDIESTYYLLKQFLGDEEMRQTVLVPLGVALLVLPALAIQFSPQIAMAGLASLLGAVLLYKGLAIDDRLENTPEQVREALYSGQVSVVTYAVGAGLALVGAFFGGLSATEAGTEPVLIQSVLFVYDAVPWLALAALTASAGRLIDERIRDDGLSSPVLNLPFGVVAVGLVIRGFAGYFLEQQADIPHLTLSVWTVEITFQPGQRLLGFIVAGIVVSLIGVRVASRVTDEVEEESVTEDETVEQS
- a CDS encoding aldo/keto reductase, translating into MSETPTGDEIATAEDCPRASGMPMLGMGTWELTDEQTCPEAVATALEMGYRHVDTAQAYGNEHLVGDGIARSDVYREDVFLATKIWNSDLGYDDAIDAAYDAVDNLGVDAVDLLYVHWPAEAYDPAETFRAFDELVEEGVTDRIGISNFEPDQIEAAQAAADHEIFAHQFECHPLLQQEAVRETTKEHDIEPVAYSPLARGEVFGNEVISDIAGSHGVSEARVSLAWLREQGVTAIPKASSEAHLHDNWASLSLQLNDGELEAIDELAESRRMVDPDFGPWHR
- a CDS encoding digeranylgeranylglycerophospholipid reductase — protein: MSDRFDVVIAGAGPAGAQCARDLAQRGYDVVLLELESEDEFPRQSNKSTAGTFPSMMAAFGVPDDVVMNYTDDVVLESPNRHYVQNQPGAVLEFAEFKQWMVEDAREKGAEVWFDARVSRPIKEDGKPVGVRYNGDEEVYADILVDATGPAAPLAKDLGVSDLKRGKQAIGVEYELEGVEIDHPDYADLTDSMMLRLDHDLAPGGYSWIFHTGGDEAKVGICYIQNDSHQRHGKEGMGIDDYLQYWLDTDPRFEDAKRIEGKVHRGSAHIQTPGELSTDSFMAIGDTVPTIDPLWGEGIHKGMQSGRAAATTADRCLTPEDPDTSASAMAVYNKLWHSEVAPRARERLLMTELLYLAPNSRYDTLMADLNETEEETLAKVNAGDVGAMRKLLHLSDVPLLAKFARERLSE
- a CDS encoding MATE family efflux transporter, with product MQLFGRQVGGIWRRAASLGWPVAVQHTFTTLMRTVDIIVTGLFSPAAVAAVGLADLYAQLPLRVGLGLGAGAITLSSQDTGRDAEVSRDRAITLALVIGGLCGLPLVAVGLFYARPLIALLGAEREVARLGGLYLTLVFGVAPMRIVGLVGARALQGAGDTRTPMVLNGGVNLVNAVLTVALGLGLWQFPRMGIVGVGLATAISRTIEAGLVAAAIATPRTALSLEPTWDTTVARQVVRVSLPSFAEGMSSSLANFPFNSLLLLFGTEANAAYHIGRRVYQQLTGPLYRSASTVTSIVVGQALGEGEAVEARRNAVSLLVLSFALLTAAGIAMFAGAERIVAVFTNDPATRGYAVAFTRVFAVSMPFFGVFFPLAGALRGAGDTRTPFYARLVGTFVFLLGASYLLAIPLGYGLVGVYVGMVLTYVCWAGIVSAGFYWGGWADTAASMIAEREEAGGTETE
- a CDS encoding 2-oxoacid:ferredoxin oxidoreductase subunit beta; protein product: MSSDVRFIDFKSDKQPTWCPGCGDFGTMNGMMKALANTGNDPDNTFVVAGIGCSGKIGTYMHSYALHGVHGRALPVGTGVKMANPDLEVMVAGGDGDGYSIGAGHFVHAVRRNVDMSYVVMDNRIYGLTKGQASPTSREDFETATTPEGPKQPPVNPLALALSAGGTFIAQSFASDAQRHAELVQEAIEHDGFGFVNVFSPCVTFNDTDTYDYFRDNLTDLAETDHDPSDFDEAKDRIMDPDGEYQGILYQDEESVPYHEAHGVTEDMTEIPDGAPENATDLVREFY
- a CDS encoding 2-oxoacid:acceptor oxidoreductase subunit alpha, which encodes MPADFNWAIGGEAGDGIDSTGKIFARALSRAGRHVFTSKDFASRIRGGYTAYKVRTAIDPVESTVDRLDVLIALTQRTVDENIDELHEGSVIIYDGERTSMQDLEIPDEMVGMDVPLKSLAEEAGGAIMRNIVALGAACEVTDFPIEHLASSLEKRFSDKGQSIVENNKTAAELGAEYVGDNYATESAEFEYELETTDEDYVLINGDEAIGMGAIAAGCRFYSGYPITPATDVMEYLTGRLEHYGGHVVQAEDELSAINMALGAARAGARSMTATSGPGIDLMSETFGLVAQSETPLVICDVMRSGPSTGMPTKQEQGDLDMTLFGGHGEIPRFVIAPTTISECFWKTVEAFNYAEKYQTPVYLVSDLEMAVTEQTFPPEAFDMDEVEIDRGKLVDEDEIDEWLDDEGRFRAHAATEDGISPRAKPGTTDGAHMSTGLEHNELGRRTEDTEIRVEQVDKRQRKVETAREREDWTPREFGNADADNLVVSWGSNEGTIVEAMDLMGEDDPEFRFLSVPYLFPRPDLSEAFEAAEQVVVVECNATGQFADVLEHDTLQRVDRVNKYNGVGFRADELADEITEVLQ